The DNA region TTGGCGCAACACCGCCACCATCATCACCGGCTCGCGCATCACCATGAGGATGAACAGTGCGCACCATAGCAGCAGCAAGGTATTACGTTGCGGAAAATCCTTGCGCATCAGGTCCAGGAAGATCCAATCGCGCAACAGCCAGATCACGATGCCATGGACTAGCGTGATCACGCCCAGCGCCAGTGAAAACAGCATGAGCCGGCGCAGCGTGCGGCGCGCGCCCATCTGGTGCATCCAGTGCGAAGCCAGGGGCGCCAGTTGCTTCTGCATCCCGGCCAGCAGAAGATTGATCGGCATCAGGGTAAGACGTGTCGCCGCCAGGGCCGCGACCGCCGTCAGGTCCAGCGTCGCGGCGGTGAGGAAATTGTAGCCTTGGTTGAACAGCCAGTAGATGACGCCGCCGGAAGCCGCCCAGGCCCCCACGCGAGCAATCTCGTGCAAACGTCCCGGCGCCGCGCCGCCGTCGATGTCCGTCGCCAGGTTGCGGCGCAGCAGCCTCGCGCAAGCCAGTGCCGCCAGCATGCCCGCCAGCAGCGCGCCGACCGCGGCCATGGGCGTCCGAACGGCCAACGCGCAGCCGGCCAACAGCACCACGACGTACACCGCATCGGCGGCCAGCACCTGGTGCGGCCGGCGGTACATCAACAGGATGCCGCGAAGATATTCGCGATAGAGCGCGGCCAGGATCAGCGCCGTGGCGGCCACCACCACGGCGGCGGACTGGCGGTCCAACAAACCGGTTGCCCAGCCCCCGCACGCGGCGGCCAGCGCGAGAAGGCCGCCCGACAAACCCCAGCGCTTCTGATCGCGCAGCAGGCTGCCCATCCAATGGCGGCGCTGGGCCTCGTCCAGCGAAGGCAGGCGTATCACCATCGGGGTGCCAATGAACGTGCCCTGCAGCGTGGTCAGCAGGATCATGGTGTTGAAGGCGAGGATGTAGAACCCGTATTGCGCCTCGGGCGCGTAGCGGATCAGGATCAGGCCAACGCCGAAATTGGCGGCGGACAACATCGCCTGGTCGACGATGGAACTGCCGAACAGGCGCGCGATACTGGAGGCGGACGAACGTGGCTGGCTCATTGCGTATGCCGGCCTTCATCCCGGCCTTCATCCCGGCCGTTGTCCCGGACCTTGTCCCTCGCCTTGCCCCGGTCGGTCCTGATCCAATGCTCGTTGCCGCGATTCCGTATCACGATATACAGCTTCCAGAGCACGAAGAACGGCGCGCGCGCCAGATCCAGCAGTGCGCGCGGGCCGAGCGGCGACAGTTGCCAGCCGCGCAGGACGTGCAAGGCCAGGACCATCAGCAAGACCGCGGCCAGGAGCGGCCATACCCATAGTCCGACGCCTGGCATCGACAAGGACGCCAGGCCCCCCAACGCCAGCAGGGCGGCCGTCTGCAGCACGATATAGCCCAGCGGCAGCGTCAGCAGGTCCATCGCCAGCTCTATGCATAGCCAACTGGGCTGGCGCAGCCCCTGCCCCAGCAGGCGCCCGGTATAGGCGCGCACCACGCCCAGCCGGCCGCCCTCCCAGCGCTGGCGCTGCGTGCGAGAGCCGCGTTCGGATGCGATCAGCTCCGCGTCGGCGCTGGCTTCGTCGATATATACAACGCGATGGCCATGCAGTCCGAGCACGATGCCGTATTCCAGGTCTTCCGTCATCGAATGAATGTTGAAGGGGACTTCGCGCAACAGTTCATGCGTCATGCACATGCCATTTCCGCGCAATCCGAACGACGCGCGCAGACGTTCGCGCCCGCGCCCGCGGACGGCATGGAAGGCGCCATAGGCCATGGTCACGAGCCGCGTGCGCCAGGAGTCCTCGGGGTTCAGTACGCCGTAGTGGACCTGCATCACGGCGGCGCCCGCTTCGATGCGCGCCGCATAGGCCGACAGCAGATTGGGCGTGACTTCGGTGTCGGCGTCGATCACGGCCACGGCGTGCGCGCGGCCATCGGCGGCGCTGCGGGCGATGCCGTATTCCAGAGCGTAGCCCTTGCCGCGGTGAACCTCGTCATGGCGTTCCAAGACCGTCGCGCCGGCAGCGCGCGCGAGGTCGGCGGTGTCGTCGGTGCAGTTGTCGGCGATGACGAGGATGCGGAAGTTCTTGCGTGGCCAGTCGACGTTGGCCAGGCTACGCAGGGTGCGCTCGATCACCGCCGCCTCGTTGTGCGCGGGGACCAGGATGTCGAAACACAGGTCGCGCCGGCTTGGCTGGGGTCGCGGCAGGCGCGCCGACAGAAGCGTCAGCACACCCAGGTAGCCAGTGGCCACCGTCACGGGAAATGCGATGATCGCCAGGATGAGGTGCAGTAGATAGGACATGGCGGAATCAGGCGTACTCGCGGTAGCGGCTGCCCCAGAGCGTGGAGAGCTTGCCGTAGTTGGCATAGGCGCGCGCCAGCCAGCGCACCGCGTGGTGACGGCCGAGGGGCCACAGGAGCAAGGCGAACATGGCCGCGGCCAGCATCTGTGCGATGGCGCGGCCGAAGAAGACGAGTGTGCGGGCCGCGCCCGGACGCGCATCCAGCTTGCCGGCGCGGAAGTGAATGGCAAAGTCCTGGCCGCCGCGCAAGGCGCGGTTCAGTATCCACGAGACATGCATGCGGCCGTCGGCAACCGGTTCCATGACGTGCGCTTCGTCGCACCAGACCAG from Bordetella genomosp. 10 includes:
- a CDS encoding glycosyltransferase family 2 protein encodes the protein MSYLLHLILAIIAFPVTVATGYLGVLTLLSARLPRPQPSRRDLCFDILVPAHNEAAVIERTLRSLANVDWPRKNFRILVIADNCTDDTADLARAAGATVLERHDEVHRGKGYALEYGIARSAADGRAHAVAVIDADTEVTPNLLSAYAARIEAGAAVMQVHYGVLNPEDSWRTRLVTMAYGAFHAVRGRGRERLRASFGLRGNGMCMTHELLREVPFNIHSMTEDLEYGIVLGLHGHRVVYIDEASADAELIASERGSRTQRQRWEGGRLGVVRAYTGRLLGQGLRQPSWLCIELAMDLLTLPLGYIVLQTAALLALGGLASLSMPGVGLWVWPLLAAVLLMVLALHVLRGWQLSPLGPRALLDLARAPFFVLWKLYIVIRNRGNEHWIRTDRGKARDKVRDNGRDEGRDEGRHTQ
- a CDS encoding lipopolysaccharide biosynthesis protein; this encodes MSQPRSSASSIARLFGSSIVDQAMLSAANFGVGLILIRYAPEAQYGFYILAFNTMILLTTLQGTFIGTPMVIRLPSLDEAQRRHWMGSLLRDQKRWGLSGGLLALAAACGGWATGLLDRQSAAVVVAATALILAALYREYLRGILLMYRRPHQVLAADAVYVVVLLAGCALAVRTPMAAVGALLAGMLAALACARLLRRNLATDIDGGAAPGRLHEIARVGAWAASGGVIYWLFNQGYNFLTAATLDLTAVAALAATRLTLMPINLLLAGMQKQLAPLASHWMHQMGARRTLRRLMLFSLALGVITLVHGIVIWLLRDWIFLDLMRKDFPQRNTLLLLWCALFILMVMREPVMMVAVLRQRFQALSGAALACAILSLGISYAAMLQVGPMGAAIGILAGEACYCASVIVLVLREVRKDDAATRSPNERQGAH